One segment of Bacteroides caecimuris DNA contains the following:
- a CDS encoding DUF1893 domain-containing protein, with the protein MEELIKLLHTGGYSCTIANGGKIRTFTQRGVADLYDLLTQEPEFLKGALIADKVVGKGAAALMILGGIEELYTDIISTKALELFRKSDVKVDFAQEVDFIWNRDRTGGCPVETMCSEVGSAEEVLPLIRDFQDKIRSRK; encoded by the coding sequence ATGGAAGAATTAATCAAGCTATTACATACGGGAGGATATTCCTGTACCATTGCCAACGGAGGAAAAATCCGCACTTTCACTCAACGTGGCGTAGCCGATCTCTATGATTTGCTAACACAAGAACCGGAGTTTCTTAAAGGAGCTTTGATTGCCGACAAAGTGGTTGGCAAGGGAGCAGCCGCCCTGATGATTCTGGGTGGTATAGAAGAATTATATACGGATATTATCAGTACAAAGGCTTTGGAATTATTCCGAAAATCAGATGTGAAAGTTGATTTTGCGCAGGAAGTTGATTTTATCTGGAACCGCGACCGTACGGGAGGATGTCCTGTAGAAACCATGTGTAGCGAAGTGGGATCAGCTGAAGAAGTATTACCGCTGATCCGCGATTTCCAGGATAAAATCAGAAGTAGGAAGTAA
- a CDS encoding two-component regulator propeller domain-containing protein, whose protein sequence is MKYIIYILLFFPIWVTAQTYKYIGIENGLSNHRIFNIQKDTQGYMWFLTNEGMDRYNGKDIKHYKLNKEASTLDAPVCLGWLYTDSQIGIWVIGKQGRVFRYEANEDDFRMVYKLPDISETISCGYLDRNNNIWLCYKDSILLYNINDTHILQFPNILHSNITAIEQIDEQHFYIATEVGVRYVKLENGILETVPVKTLDYFHAQVSELYFHKQLKRLFIGSFERGVFVYDMNTQEIIRPKADLSDVNIACISPLNETELLVATEGMGVYKVNANTCELEHYIVANYQSYNKMNGNNINDVFVDEEKRIWLANYPTGITVIDNRYENYHWMKHAMGNGQSLVNDQVQAIIEDHEGDLWFGTSNGISLYNSKTGQWHSFLSSFNQQLKDKNHIFITLCEVSPGIIWAGGYTSGIYKINKKTLSVEYFSPYLLSHVNMRPDKYIRDIVKDSRGYIWSGGYYNLKCFDLKTNSTRLYSGLNSITSIVEKDKDNMWIGTAIGLYLLNRDTGEYQHIEMEVGITYINTLYQADNGLLYIGTNGMGVFIYDPQDKTFEHYFSNNSALVSNRIFTILPEVDGRIMMSTENGITCFHTKEKIFRNWTKGEGLLPSYFNAAAGTVRKNKNFVFGSTDGAVEFPMNVKFPDYKFSRLIFSDFHLSYQPVYPGVKGSPLQKSIDETNVLKLAYNENTFSFEISTINYDSPGSVLYSWKLEGFYEEWTQPGASNLIRFTNLPPGKYTLHVRAVSREEHDTVFQERTMKIIITQPFWSSWWAILCYILLVIGGFYFVLRMINLRKQKNISDEKTQFFINTAHDIRTPLTLIKAPLEELLEEGTLTDNGITRTNIALRNVEVLLRLVSNLIHFERTDVYSSNMTVSEYELNTYMNEIYDTFSSYAAIRRIEYTYESTFSYMNVSFDKEKMDSILKNIISNSLKYTPENGKVSISVSDTNDSWKVIIKDTGIGIPTSEQSKLFKLHFRASNAINSKVTGSGIGLMLVGKLVSLHGGKISVDSVEHQGTTIKIVFPKKNKNSQNISDEAPSKFETLAPVLPAPNVPVKTTTTIDNPNLRRILVVEDNDELRSYLVSSLSSIYNVQACANGKEALIIIKEYWPELVLSDIMMPEMRGDELCVAIKSDIEISHIPVLLLTALGEENNILDGLSIGADEYLIKPFSVKILRASIANLLTNRELLRMRYANLDIEAKSMVPSANGTNSLDWKFISNAKKIVDENINNPEFSVSVLCESSGMSRTSFYCKLKALTGQSPTEFIRVMRLKRATELLKEGEYAINEISDMVGFSETKYFREVFKKYYKMSPSRYAKEGGNPAADMEDDDED, encoded by the coding sequence ATGAAATACATTATATATATTCTTCTCTTTTTCCCTATTTGGGTTACAGCACAGACATACAAATATATAGGAATAGAAAATGGTCTGAGCAATCACCGGATATTCAATATTCAGAAAGATACACAAGGGTATATGTGGTTTCTCACCAATGAAGGAATGGATCGTTATAACGGTAAAGATATAAAACACTATAAATTAAACAAAGAAGCTAGTACTTTAGATGCTCCTGTATGTTTGGGATGGTTGTATACAGATTCACAAATCGGTATATGGGTGATCGGTAAGCAGGGACGAGTTTTTCGATATGAAGCAAACGAAGATGATTTCAGAATGGTGTATAAACTACCGGATATTTCTGAAACCATTAGTTGTGGCTATTTGGATCGGAATAATAACATTTGGCTATGTTATAAAGATTCTATATTACTATATAATATAAATGATACTCACATTCTTCAATTTCCCAATATATTACATAGTAATATCACAGCGATAGAACAAATAGACGAACAACATTTCTATATAGCAACAGAGGTAGGCGTTCGATATGTTAAACTGGAAAATGGTATTTTGGAGACTGTTCCTGTTAAAACACTGGATTATTTTCATGCGCAAGTAAGTGAATTGTATTTTCATAAGCAATTAAAAAGACTATTTATCGGTTCATTTGAAAGAGGAGTTTTTGTGTACGATATGAATACACAGGAGATTATACGACCGAAAGCTGATCTTAGTGATGTAAACATAGCTTGTATCAGCCCGTTGAATGAAACAGAATTACTGGTTGCAACAGAAGGAATGGGAGTATATAAGGTGAATGCAAATACTTGTGAACTGGAACATTACATTGTTGCTAATTATCAAAGTTATAATAAAATGAATGGGAATAATATCAATGATGTATTTGTAGATGAAGAAAAGCGGATATGGTTGGCTAACTATCCCACAGGGATTACGGTGATTGATAATCGCTATGAGAATTATCATTGGATGAAACACGCTATGGGCAATGGCCAATCATTAGTCAATGATCAGGTACAAGCAATCATTGAAGATCATGAAGGTGACTTGTGGTTTGGAACTAGTAATGGTATTAGTCTTTATAATTCAAAAACAGGTCAGTGGCATTCATTCCTAAGTTCTTTTAATCAACAACTAAAAGACAAGAATCATATTTTTATTACTCTATGTGAAGTGTCTCCCGGGATTATATGGGCAGGAGGATATACTTCCGGGATTTATAAAATAAATAAAAAGACTCTATCCGTTGAATACTTCTCTCCTTACCTACTTTCTCACGTCAATATGCGTCCGGATAAATATATTCGTGATATAGTGAAAGATTCAAGAGGGTATATCTGGTCGGGAGGATATTATAATCTAAAATGTTTTGATTTGAAGACTAACAGCACACGTCTATATTCAGGATTGAACTCCATTACATCCATTGTTGAAAAAGACAAAGATAATATGTGGATTGGGACTGCTATCGGATTGTATTTATTGAATCGAGATACTGGTGAATATCAGCATATTGAAATGGAGGTAGGGATTACTTATATCAATACGCTTTATCAGGCAGATAATGGATTGTTATATATCGGGACAAATGGTATGGGAGTATTTATCTATGATCCTCAAGATAAAACTTTTGAGCATTATTTTTCCAATAACTCTGCATTAGTTTCAAACAGAATATTTACAATATTGCCGGAAGTAGACGGACGTATAATGATGAGTACGGAGAATGGAATAACCTGTTTCCATACTAAAGAAAAGATATTTCGTAATTGGACCAAAGGAGAAGGATTGCTACCTTCATATTTTAATGCAGCAGCAGGAACGGTACGTAAAAATAAAAATTTTGTATTCGGTAGTACGGATGGAGCAGTTGAATTTCCGATGAATGTGAAATTTCCGGATTATAAGTTTTCTAGATTGATATTCAGCGACTTCCATCTTTCTTATCAACCTGTTTATCCGGGTGTCAAGGGTTCTCCTTTACAGAAGAGTATTGATGAGACAAATGTATTAAAGCTGGCATATAATGAGAATACGTTTTCATTTGAAATTTCTACAATCAATTATGATTCTCCCGGAAGTGTACTATATTCATGGAAATTAGAAGGATTTTATGAAGAATGGACCCAACCGGGCGCAAGTAATTTGATTCGTTTCACCAATTTGCCTCCGGGTAAATATACTCTTCATGTGCGTGCAGTATCCAGAGAAGAACATGACACCGTTTTTCAGGAACGTACTATGAAAATTATCATCACACAGCCATTTTGGTCAAGTTGGTGGGCTATCTTGTGTTATATCCTGTTGGTAATCGGGGGATTTTATTTTGTTCTGCGGATGATAAATCTAAGAAAGCAAAAGAATATATCTGATGAAAAAACGCAGTTCTTCATCAATACGGCGCATGATATACGCACTCCATTAACTTTGATAAAAGCACCTTTGGAGGAATTATTGGAAGAAGGGACGCTCACCGACAATGGAATCACTCGTACGAATATTGCATTGAGGAATGTAGAAGTTCTTTTACGACTGGTCAGTAATCTGATCCATTTTGAACGAACGGATGTATATTCCTCTAATATGACAGTTTCCGAGTATGAATTGAATACCTATATGAATGAGATATATGATACATTCTCTTCTTATGCAGCCATCAGGCGCATTGAATATACATACGAGAGTACTTTCAGCTATATGAATGTATCGTTTGATAAAGAAAAGATGGATTCTATTTTGAAGAATATAATATCAAACTCACTAAAATATACTCCTGAAAATGGAAAGGTCAGCATTTCCGTATCCGATACGAACGATTCATGGAAAGTGATAATCAAGGATACAGGTATAGGTATTCCTACCAGTGAACAAAGTAAGTTGTTCAAGCTTCATTTTCGTGCCAGCAATGCTATTAACTCTAAAGTGACGGGTAGTGGTATCGGACTAATGCTGGTAGGAAAACTGGTCAGCCTTCATGGAGGTAAAATTAGTGTAGATAGTGTTGAGCATCAAGGTACGACAATCAAAATTGTATTTCCGAAAAAGAATAAGAATTCTCAAAATATCAGTGACGAAGCACCTTCTAAATTTGAGACGTTGGCTCCTGTACTGCCCGCTCCGAATGTACCAGTAAAGACAACCACTACAATAGATAATCCAAATTTACGACGAATTCTTGTTGTAGAAGACAATGATGAGCTACGCTCCTATCTAGTCAGTTCATTGTCTTCTATATATAATGTACAAGCTTGCGCTAACGGAAAAGAAGCATTGATCATTATCAAAGAATATTGGCCGGAACTAGTTCTTTCTGATATCATGATGCCGGAGATGCGGGGAGATGAATTGTGTGTGGCTATCAAAAGTGATATTGAGATTTCACATATTCCTGTGTTGTTGCTTACTGCTTTGGGAGAAGAAAACAATATTCTGGATGGACTGTCGATTGGTGCGGACGAATATCTCATCAAACCTTTCAGCGTGAAAATATTACGGGCGAGTATCGCTAATCTGTTGACAAATCGGGAACTGTTGCGCATGAGATATGCCAATCTGGATATAGAAGCGAAATCAATGGTTCCATCTGCAAACGGTACTAACAGCCTCGATTGGAAGTTTATATCAAATGCAAAGAAAATCGTGGATGAGAATATAAACAACCCTGAATTTTCCGTTAGTGTGCTCTGTGAATCAAGTGGCATGAGCCGTACCAGTTTCTATTGTAAATTGAAAGCATTGACGGGACAGTCTCCGACAGAGTTTATTCGGGTGATGCGTTTGAAACGTGCTACCGAGTTATTGAAAGAGGGTGAATATGCCATTAATGAGATTTCAGACATGGTTGGATTCTCTGAAACTAAATATTTCCGGGAAGTATTCAAAAAATACTATAAGATGAGTCCGAGCAGGTATGCTAAAGAAGGAGGTAATCCCGCTGCTGATATGGAAGATGATGACGAAGATTGA
- a CDS encoding transposase family protein: MKTSSSQTIDPVASLSLFLPSGILDYFTLVNHVSQDTCFILYLEEKATIPSEYSDLHLHSKGFLPEIEVQDFPIRGKAVYLRIKRRRWEDPSTGQTYSRDWSLVATGTRITAEFGAFLKELLG; encoded by the coding sequence ATGAAAACATCCTCTTCCCAAACGATTGATCCTGTTGCTTCTTTAAGCTTGTTCTTGCCTTCAGGAATCCTTGATTACTTCACCCTAGTCAATCATGTATCTCAGGATACTTGCTTTATTCTTTATTTAGAGGAGAAAGCGACTATTCCTTCCGAGTACTCTGATCTCCATCTTCACTCAAAAGGTTTCCTCCCTGAGATTGAAGTTCAGGACTTCCCTATCCGTGGTAAAGCCGTTTATTTACGTATCAAGCGTCGTCGCTGGGAAGATCCATCCACCGGGCAGACGTATAGTCGTGACTGGAGTTTGGTAGCCACCGGTACTCGCATAACCGCTGAGTTCGGTGCTTTTTTAAAAGAATTACTTGGATAA
- the proS gene encoding proline--tRNA ligase: MAKELKDLTKRSENYSQWYNDLVVKADLAEQSAVRGCMVIKPYGYAIWEKMQRQLDEMFKETGHVNAYFPLLIPKSFLSREAEHVEGFAKECAVVTHYRLKNAEDGSGVVVDPAAKLEEELIIRPTSETIIWNTYKNWIQSYRDLPILCNQWANVFRWEMRTRLFLRTAEFLWQEGHTAHATREEAEEEAVRMLNVYADFAEKYMAVPVVKGVKSANERFAGALDTYTIEAMMQDGKALQSGTSHFLGQNFAKAFDVQFVNKENKLEYVWATSWGVSTRLMGALIMTHSDDNGLVLPPHLAPIQVVIVPIYKNDEQLKQIDAKVEGIVAKLKALGISVKYDNADNKRPGFKFADYELKGVPVRLVMGGRDLENNTMEVMRRDTLEKETITCDGIETYVQNLLEEIQANIYKKALDYRNSKITTVDTYDEFKEKIEEGGFILAHWDGTTETEEKIKEDTKATIRCIPFDSFVPDDKKPGKCMVTGKPSARRVIFARSY; the protein is encoded by the coding sequence ATGGCAAAAGAACTGAAAGACCTTACCAAACGTAGCGAAAACTACTCGCAATGGTATAACGATTTGGTGGTAAAAGCTGATTTGGCAGAACAGTCTGCCGTACGCGGATGTATGGTGATTAAGCCTTACGGATACGCAATCTGGGAGAAAATGCAACGTCAACTGGACGAAATGTTTAAAGAGACAGGACACGTGAATGCATACTTCCCATTATTAATCCCCAAATCATTCCTAAGCCGTGAAGCCGAACACGTAGAAGGCTTCGCAAAAGAATGTGCCGTAGTAACGCATTATCGTTTGAAAAATGCTGAAGACGGTTCGGGCGTAGTAGTAGACCCTGCCGCTAAATTGGAAGAAGAATTGATTATCCGTCCGACATCAGAGACTATTATCTGGAATACATACAAGAATTGGATTCAATCCTATCGTGACCTGCCTATCCTTTGCAATCAATGGGCAAACGTTTTCCGTTGGGAGATGCGTACCCGTTTGTTTCTGCGTACTGCTGAATTCTTGTGGCAGGAAGGGCATACCGCCCATGCTACTCGCGAAGAAGCTGAAGAAGAAGCTGTCAGAATGTTGAATGTATATGCCGATTTCGCTGAGAAATATATGGCTGTTCCGGTAGTAAAAGGTGTAAAATCAGCTAACGAACGTTTTGCCGGCGCACTTGACACTTACACCATCGAAGCTATGATGCAGGATGGCAAAGCATTGCAAAGTGGTACTTCTCACTTCTTGGGACAAAACTTTGCAAAAGCGTTCGATGTTCAGTTTGTGAACAAAGAAAACAAGTTGGAATACGTTTGGGCTACTTCATGGGGTGTTTCTACTCGTTTGATGGGTGCATTGATTATGACTCATTCTGACGACAACGGTTTAGTATTACCACCGCATCTGGCTCCTATTCAGGTAGTTATCGTTCCTATCTATAAGAATGATGAGCAACTGAAGCAAATCGATGCTAAGGTAGAAGGTATTGTTGCTAAATTGAAAGCACTGGGTATCTCAGTAAAATATGATAATGCGGACAACAAGCGTCCGGGCTTCAAATTCGCAGATTATGAGTTGAAGGGCGTTCCTGTCCGTTTGGTAATGGGTGGTCGCGACCTCGAGAACAATACGATGGAAGTGATGCGCCGCGATACGCTGGAAAAAGAAACTATTACGTGCGACGGTATCGAGACATACGTTCAGAACTTGCTTGAAGAAATACAAGCAAATATCTACAAGAAAGCATTAGACTATCGTAACTCCAAGATTACGACAGTAGATACCTATGACGAATTCAAAGAAAAAATCGAAGAAGGCGGATTTATTCTTGCTCACTGGGACGGAACTACCGAAACTGAGGAAAAGATTAAAGAAGATACAAAAGCTACCATCCGTTGTATCCCGTTCGATTCCTTTGTTCCGGATGACAAGAAACCTGGAAAATGTATGGTTACAGGCAAACCATCTGCCCGTCGTGTAATATTTGCACGTTCCTATTAA
- a CDS encoding response regulator transcription factor, with translation MKILIVEDEPSLRELIQCSLEKERYVVETADDFNSALRKIEDYDYDCILLDIMLPDGSGLDLLERLKALHKRENVIIISAKDSLEDKVLGLELGADDYLPKPFHLVELNARIKSVIRRRQQDGEIDIRQGNVRIEPDKFRVFVNDRELELNRKEYDILLYFINRPGRLINKNTLAESVWGDHIDQVDNFDFIYAQIKNLRKKLKDSGATLEIKAVYGFGYKLIVE, from the coding sequence ATGAAGATATTGATTGTAGAAGACGAGCCGTCTTTAAGGGAACTGATCCAATGTTCGCTTGAAAAAGAACGTTATGTTGTGGAAACAGCGGATGACTTCAATTCAGCATTACGTAAAATCGAAGATTACGATTATGATTGTATCTTGTTGGATATTATGCTACCTGACGGAAGCGGGCTTGACCTTCTCGAACGATTGAAAGCCCTTCATAAACGGGAAAACGTAATTATCATTTCCGCAAAGGATTCTTTGGAAGATAAAGTTCTGGGACTTGAACTCGGGGCGGATGATTACTTACCGAAACCATTTCATTTGGTGGAACTGAATGCCCGAATAAAAAGCGTGATACGCCGTCGTCAACAGGATGGAGAGATAGATATCCGTCAGGGAAATGTCCGGATAGAACCGGACAAGTTCCGTGTATTCGTTAATGACCGCGAACTGGAACTGAACAGAAAGGAATATGATATTCTTCTATACTTCATTAACCGTCCCGGAAGATTAATCAATAAAAATACATTGGCCGAATCTGTGTGGGGAGATCATATTGACCAGGTAGATAATTTCGACTTCATATATGCCCAAATCAAGAATCTACGCAAAAAGCTCAAAGATTCGGGCGCAACCCTTGAAATAAAAGCTGTCTACGGATTCGGATATAAATTGATTGTTGAATAA
- a CDS encoding sensor histidine kinase, giving the protein MKLIYYIILRITLALTLILTVWAVFFYVTMIDEVNDEVDDALEDYSETIIIRALAGEELPSETNGSNNQYYMTEVSKEYAENREDILYKDSMVYIKEKGETEPARILTTIFQDDEGRYHELTVSTPSIEKDDLKDAILVWIIFLYVALLLCIIIISVWVFYRNMHPLYVLLHWLDNYQTGKKNEPLNNNTQITEFRKLNDAAIRYAERTEQMFEQQKQFIGNASHEIQTPLAICRNRLEMLMEDELLSEKQLEELMKTHQTLEYITKLNKSLLLLTKIDNRQFTDIKQLKLNMLLKRYLQDYEEVYHYRNIKTSIEEQDVFNIMMNESLAVALLTNLLKNAFVHNVDRGHIRIVVSKNNITFRNTGVEHPLDKEHIFERFYQGAKKEGSTGLGLAIAASICRLQHLILRYYYEQGEHCFEISSI; this is encoded by the coding sequence ATGAAATTAATATATTACATCATTCTTCGCATCACCCTTGCTCTAACTCTTATCTTGACAGTTTGGGCTGTTTTCTTTTATGTCACGATGATTGACGAAGTGAATGATGAAGTGGATGATGCTTTGGAAGACTATTCGGAAACAATCATTATCCGCGCGTTGGCAGGAGAGGAACTACCCTCTGAGACTAACGGTTCCAACAATCAGTATTATATGACGGAAGTAAGTAAGGAATATGCGGAAAACCGGGAAGATATTCTGTACAAAGACTCTATGGTATATATTAAAGAAAAAGGAGAAACCGAACCGGCACGCATTCTTACCACGATCTTTCAGGATGACGAAGGACGATACCATGAACTGACAGTCTCTACTCCAAGTATCGAAAAAGATGATTTGAAAGATGCTATTCTGGTATGGATCATTTTTCTGTATGTGGCTTTACTATTATGTATTATTATAATTTCAGTGTGGGTATTCTATCGGAACATGCACCCGCTTTATGTCCTTCTCCACTGGTTGGACAATTATCAAACCGGGAAAAAGAACGAACCATTGAACAATAATACCCAAATTACGGAATTCAGGAAATTGAATGATGCCGCCATCCGTTATGCAGAACGCACCGAACAAATGTTTGAACAACAAAAACAGTTTATAGGAAATGCTTCGCATGAGATACAGACTCCGCTTGCCATCTGCCGCAATCGTCTGGAAATGCTGATGGAAGATGAGTTATTGTCAGAAAAGCAACTGGAAGAGCTGATGAAAACGCATCAGACCCTGGAGTACATTACCAAACTGAATAAATCCCTGTTATTACTTACCAAGATAGACAACAGGCAGTTTACCGATATCAAACAGTTGAAATTAAATATGCTTCTCAAACGGTATTTGCAAGACTATGAAGAAGTCTATCACTATCGCAATATAAAAACAAGCATTGAAGAACAGGATGTTTTCAATATTATGATGAATGAATCTCTGGCAGTAGCTTTGCTGACTAATCTTCTGAAGAATGCATTTGTGCATAATGTGGATAGGGGACATATCCGAATAGTTGTTAGTAAAAACAATATAACTTTCCGGAATACAGGAGTAGAGCATCCGTTGGATAAGGAACATATCTTCGAACGTTTCTATCAAGGTGCCAAGAAGGAAGGTTCTACCGGATTGGGATTGGCAATAGCCGCATCCATTTGTCGCTTGCAGCATCTAATTCTACGATATTACTACGAACAGGGAGAACACTGCTTCGAGATTTCCAGCATCTGA
- a CDS encoding PepSY-like domain-containing protein produces the protein MRKLVFLLVCLFTLQTVAHADDDKPIQVTQMPQPAQQFIKRHFANSKVALAKMESDFFYKSYEVIFTNGDKVEFNNKGEWTEIDCKHTVIPAATIPTAIRQYVTTNYPDVKVQKIERDKKEYEVKLSNRTELKFDLKFNLIDIDN, from the coding sequence ATGAGAAAGTTAGTATTCTTATTAGTATGCTTGTTCACTTTGCAAACAGTGGCACATGCAGATGATGACAAGCCAATTCAAGTTACTCAAATGCCACAACCGGCACAACAGTTTATCAAACGACATTTTGCCAACAGCAAAGTAGCGTTAGCCAAAATGGAAAGTGATTTCTTCTATAAAAGTTATGAGGTGATTTTTACGAATGGCGATAAAGTGGAGTTTAATAACAAGGGAGAATGGACAGAAATCGATTGCAAACATACGGTCATCCCCGCAGCAACAATCCCCACAGCTATCCGACAATATGTAACGACCAACTATCCTGACGTGAAAGTCCAGAAAATAGAACGTGATAAAAAGGAATATGAAGTAAAACTTTCCAATCGTACGGAATTGAAATTTGACTTGAAATTCAACTTGATTGACATTGATAACTAA
- a CDS encoding PepSY-like domain-containing protein produces the protein MKLKIYILILALGAAWSLQSCDNDDHDSIAVPVELQNAFSSKYPNAVNVKWKGKSGYYVADFYDGYETSAWFTQDGKWQMTETDIPYMALPQAVRKSFEATEYHTSWRTDDVDKLERKGVETVYVIEVEKQNQELDLYYSGEGVLIKKVVDTDDRDDQYLPAPNVTLTDEMRRFLDTKYPGLKLIEVDVEDEGKYAGYTEVDIIHERFGKEVLFNKNGEWVLTSWEVHFSTLPEPVKNRINDTYPGQVDDDDVEYVEEATGCTYYLIDIENSKQDVKISADGQILN, from the coding sequence ATGAAACTGAAAATTTATATACTTATATTAGCGTTAGGCGCTGCATGGAGCTTGCAAAGCTGTGACAATGATGACCATGATTCCATCGCTGTTCCTGTTGAATTGCAAAATGCCTTTTCATCCAAATATCCGAACGCGGTCAATGTGAAATGGAAAGGCAAATCAGGATATTATGTAGCGGATTTCTATGATGGATACGAAACGTCTGCATGGTTCACTCAAGATGGGAAATGGCAGATGACAGAAACGGATATACCTTATATGGCACTGCCACAAGCTGTAAGAAAATCCTTTGAAGCAACAGAATACCATACTTCATGGAGAACAGATGATGTAGACAAACTGGAGCGGAAAGGTGTTGAAACGGTTTATGTGATCGAAGTAGAGAAGCAGAATCAGGAGTTGGACTTGTATTATTCCGGAGAAGGAGTGCTGATAAAGAAAGTTGTAGATACTGATGATAGAGATGATCAGTATTTGCCTGCCCCAAACGTAACATTGACAGATGAAATGCGCAGGTTCCTTGATACTAAATACCCCGGTCTCAAATTAATCGAAGTTGATGTTGAGGACGAAGGAAAATATGCTGGATACACAGAGGTTGATATTATCCATGAAAGATTTGGCAAAGAAGTTCTGTTCAACAAAAATGGCGAGTGGGTTCTGACCTCTTGGGAAGTGCATTTCAGCACGCTACCTGAACCTGTAAAAAATAGGATTAATGACACATATCCCGGCCAAGTTGATGATGATGACGTTGAATATGTGGAAGAAGCGACAGGTTGCACATATTACTTAATAGATATAGAAAACAGTAAACAAGATGTGAAAATATCGGCTGACGGACAGATACTGAATTAA